From a region of the Longimicrobium sp. genome:
- a CDS encoding glycosyltransferase, with product EPLVSVVTPCYNAAPFVAETIESVLAQTHPSVEQIVVDDASTDGSWEVIERYVALHPGRVRGVRLEANRGGSHARNRGAELARGDMVMFLDADDVIAPDTLAALVDAVRHRADGIAVCGWSRLAKVDGAWVASPAEITPPDPAADPLREWLEGRWVATCSVLWRREVYERTGGWDEALTGNDDGDVMMRALADGARLVPASGGMSFYRMHGDSRVSASGAMLFSERVFGSFLDSLEKLEAQLARAGKLDEYLPSIGIAYARLPAAGFLQTHPELARRCLDRAVRYAAGPDALRPALGRTLPGRILSRLLGVEGKEKIAGALARLGIMTGERRRFRKAAALHSSRAASRPAD from the coding sequence GGGAGCCGCTGGTCTCGGTGGTGACGCCGTGCTACAACGCGGCGCCGTTCGTGGCGGAGACCATCGAGTCGGTGCTGGCGCAGACGCACCCGTCGGTGGAGCAGATCGTGGTGGACGACGCCTCCACGGACGGGAGCTGGGAGGTGATCGAGCGCTACGTGGCGCTCCACCCCGGCCGGGTGCGCGGCGTGCGGCTGGAGGCGAACCGCGGCGGAAGCCACGCCCGCAACCGGGGCGCGGAGCTGGCGCGCGGCGACATGGTGATGTTCCTGGACGCGGACGACGTCATCGCGCCGGACACGCTCGCCGCCCTCGTGGATGCCGTGCGCCACCGAGCGGACGGGATCGCGGTGTGCGGGTGGTCGCGCCTGGCCAAGGTGGACGGCGCGTGGGTGGCCTCGCCGGCCGAGATCACCCCGCCCGACCCCGCGGCGGACCCCCTGCGCGAGTGGCTGGAGGGGCGCTGGGTGGCCACCTGCTCCGTGCTCTGGCGCCGCGAGGTGTACGAGCGCACCGGCGGGTGGGACGAGGCGCTCACCGGCAACGACGACGGCGACGTGATGATGCGCGCGCTGGCCGACGGAGCGCGCCTGGTGCCGGCCAGCGGGGGGATGAGCTTCTACCGGATGCACGGCGACTCGCGCGTCTCGGCCAGCGGCGCCATGCTCTTCTCGGAGCGCGTCTTCGGCTCCTTTCTGGATTCGCTGGAGAAGCTGGAGGCGCAGCTCGCTCGCGCGGGGAAGCTGGACGAGTACCTCCCCTCCATCGGCATCGCGTACGCCCGGCTCCCCGCCGCCGGCTTCCTGCAGACGCACCCGGAGCTGGCGCGCCGCTGCCTGGACCGGGCGGTGCGCTACGCCGCCGGCCCCGACGCGCTGCGGCCGGCGCTCGGCAGGACGCTCCCCGGGCGCATCCTTTCGCGGCTCCTGGGCGTGGAAGGGAAAGAAAAGATCGCCGGAGCGCTGGCCCGCCTGGGAATCATGACCGGGGAGCGCCGCAGGTTCCGGAAGGCGGCGGCCCTCCACTCGAGCCGCGCCGCGTCGCGGCCGGCGGACTGA